CCAGTGGGTCATTTCATCGCGCGCATTTTCCAAGCGCTTCTCGATCACATCAGGCTTATCTTCGGCGCGGCGCGTAATGCGGGCGCGCAACTCCTCAAAGCTCGGCGGTAGGACAAAGACCGTCACGGTGTCGTCCGGCATCGCCGCGCGCACCTGCTCTGTCCCCTGCCAATCAATGTCGAAGAGCATGATGTGCCCTTGGCTTAGGGCACGCTCGACCGGCTCTCGCGGCGTTCCATAAAAATTGCCGTGCACCTCTGCCCATTCCAACAGCGCACCCTGGTCGCGGCGCTGCAGAAACGACACTTCATCGATGAAATGGTAATGCGTACCATCGATCTCAGATGGCCGCCTTTGCCGCGTGGTGACCGAAACTGAGAGCTTCGGCGTCGGCAGGCCCTCGTCCTGCAGAAGCTGTCGCGCCAGAGTCGACTTGCCTGCGCCCGACGGTGAGGAAAGAACCAGAATGTATCCGCGCTTGCTGCTCATGCTTGCCCCTTCCGGTCAGTCGTCTCAACTTTGCTAGCAAATTCGCGCGCCGGTCACTCAACGTTTTGAACCTGCTCCTTGATCTGATCGATCAGCGCTTTCAAAGCTAGCCCATGCTGGGTAACGGTGATCGATGAAGCCTTGGAACAGATTGTATTGGCTTCCCGGTTAAATTCCTGTGCAAGGAAATCAAGCTTGCGACCCACCGGCTCC
The DNA window shown above is from Hyphomicrobiales bacterium and carries:
- the gmk gene encoding guanylate kinase, whose product is MSSKRGYILVLSSPSGAGKSTLARQLLQDEGLPTPKLSVSVTTRQRRPSEIDGTHYHFIDEVSFLQRRDQGALLEWAEVHGNFYGTPREPVERALSQGHIMLFDIDWQGTEQVRAAMPDDTVTVFVLPPSFEELRARITRRAEDKPDVIEKRLENARDEMTHWRDYDYVITNTDLGEAYEQLRAIYLAEMVRRTRQPGLDDFVGGLISAD